The following DNA comes from Carassius carassius chromosome 41, fCarCar2.1, whole genome shotgun sequence.
AGTTCTGCTGATTGTAAGCGACCTCCCACTCGAATAAGTCCTTCGGTGTCTACAAAGGGAGATAGTCTCTTCAGAGCACTTCGCTGTGAGATTTCTTCACCTTTCTCCAAACTCTTGAATTCATCTTTATAGTGCTCTTGCTGCACACATTTAATAATAGAAGTCGTTGCTTGTGTGCACTCAGACTGGAGACATTTTTTTGCACCAATGCCAGCCTTTGCAATCCCCTGTATTTCTGTCTTGAGAAAATGATTTTGCAACATGGCCAAGCATGGCTATACTTCTTACAAGAGATCTCCACTCAGAGAAGCGTTCGAATCTGTGTGATCCCAGAGACTGTTCTGTCATCTGCGTGGCCAAGGTTACCACATGTGGGCGAATGTCCTGATCCTTCTCTGGCTCTACAAGCTCAAATGATTCATTTTCAGGAGTGTCCCCGAGAATAGGCTGATGGAGAAATCCTGGACCATAGAACCAATTAGTCTGAGGTAGGATAGCTGCTGGAATGAATCTGGTGCTGAGATCTGCCGGATTGAGGTCTGAATCAATGTGATGCCACTGTTCTGGCTTTGTGGAATGTCTAATTTGGGCCACTCGATTAGCAACATACACATAGAATCGCCGGGAAGTATTGTAGATGTATCCTAAAACGATTCTACTGTCAGTGTAGAACTTTACTGCAGTTAGTTCCACATCCAGCTCTTCTTTAATCAGTCCTGCCAGCTCGACAGCAATAACTGCCGCACACAACTCTAGACGTGGCACTGTGAGAGCAGGGTATGGTGCCAACTTTGATTTGGCCATAACAAACTCAATGTGACACTGACCGTCTGTAGTTACAACCCTCAGGTAGGCAACTGCTGCTATGGCTAATGTAGAGGCATCAGCAAAAAATATTATCTCTCTCTTGGAAGTGTAGGAAATGGAGACTGGAACATAGGGTCTGTGAATCTGGACTTCCTTGAGATCTGCTAATGAATCTGTCCATGCTTTCCACTGGGCTTCTTTATCAGCTGGGAGTGGCGTGTCCCAGTCAAACTGCTCTGATGACAGCTCTCTTACTAAAGCCTTACCCTGCATGGTAACAGGAGCAACAAGTCCCAAAGGATCATAGAGACTGTTAACCGTTGAAAGTATGCCCCGTCGTGTGAATGGTTTAACTTCTGTAGATACCTGAAAAGTGAAACAGTCAGTCTCTAAGTTCCAGCTCAACCCTAAACTTCTTTGGAGAGGAAGAGGATCGACACTCAAATCCAGATCCTTCAGGTCATTTGCTCTTTCAGATGGAGGGAATGCTTCCATTACTTGATGACTGTTTGATGAAATCTTGTGAAGCTTGATGTTTGACTCAGCTAACATGTTTTTGGTGTTTTTCAGTAGACTGATGGCTTCAGCGGCACTGGATACAGAGATCAGGCCGTCGTCCACATAAAAATTCTTATGGACAAAGTGCTTGGCTTCTCTTCCATGCTCGTCTTCTCCAAACTCAGCTGCTTGTCTCATCCCAAAGATTGCCACAGCTGGTGACGGGCTGTTACCAAAAACATGAACTGTCATTCGGTATTCTGTGATTTCTTTGGAGAGATCGTTATCCTTGAACCACAGAAACCTCAGAAAGTTTTGGTGATCTTCCCTGACCTTGAAGCAGTAAAACATCTGTTCTACATCAGCTGTAACTGCAATCTGCTCCCTACGAAAGTGCATCAAGACCCCAAGGAGCTTTTTGTTTAGATCTGGTCCACGAAGAAGAATGCTATTCAATGAGACGCCTTCATATTGCACACTAGAATCAAAGACGACCCTAATCTTCCCATGTTTCAGAGGGTGGTACACACCAAATATTAGTAAATACCAGCATTCTTCATCAGGCTGCAGTGGGGGAGCTATTTCTGCATGTTGGTTGACATGCCTGGTCTCGGTTGTTCGGCAGTGGGCTGTGAGGTAAACGGAATGGTAAGGGAGCTACCCAGTGGTTTGACTCATCTATGTACATTTCTCTGTTCATAACCTCAAGGAAGATGTTATCCTCAACAGACAGTGAAAGCTTATCATCCTCAGGAGTCCTCTGAAAGACTTTATCTCCCAGGTGATCCGTAAAATAGCTTGAGACAGGACAGCAAGATAGAGTGGATTGGTATTGATCGTTTGGAGTACCAAACTGTTCTTTGACCTGAATTCCTTTTGAGCAGGGtgtgaaaaaaacacattttgcaaTATGTTTGTTCTGAAAACATTTGCAGTCTCGGATTTGTGTACTCCTCCCATACAAACCTCTCCCACAATGACCCAGCCTAAGTCAAGACGCTTACCATATGGCAGGTTACCAGGTCCATTATACTGTTCTTGAACCTTATGCACACTTAGTATGTCCCttccaaaaagaagaagaatgggAGTGTTTGCATCATAAGGTGGTATGTTGTCAGCCATTGGCTTGAGATGAGAGAAGTATTGTGCTACTCCAGGAGTAGGAATTTTGTTGCGATCCTCCGGcaactatttttaaaagattttcattttgtataaattgtatcttaattttgatcaatgttttatcaatcagttgcccgtatttaataaataagaagaataaatagcctagcagacaatgtaataaggcgccggcacgatcacttgcattgcatgtgaactaaactcagcgtgtgcctcagatttgagaaatataggctatatattacagaaagcttaaaatgtcttcttttaaacgaaaatattcaagccaaaataaatgggctactctctgatgatgtaatccatgtgaaatgtgcatttctctctggcgttcatggcgagtctgcattgtcaacttcatctttgcagcgacacagaaaacaccagtttattattaatcaataaaatgactccttgcatattttggaaccagcaggccattctgagttgagcgagaccccacggaatgagcgagcggatcgggatattcagaaatgcattctccgctcacgagctctgatcggaacaaacccgagcctcaatgtctgctgaccttgcagaaacatacaaatagacaaagccagactagactattttagtacaaattatgagcttactgacgatattttataattcttgacaaaattataatatattaagttttgttgtttttagttttttttgcctagttagttatgttcctatggcccaattacgctacgatgagcatttactgctttttaaaaatgcgggtcaggaagcgggtcgggtacaatattttatttgtatttttttgcggtccaagttgcgggcgggttagtcgaaaacgtcggtcgggtgcgggttattaatacattgactcGCGCATCACTGGTGCGAGCGGATAGTTttgcgcattattttaatgtgctttcgcgttacaataatgcgctctcgttgctgcttctgaaccgtgtacacataacttactgtatacgcactgcagatggagtacgtgtgacccttgggcaatgaatatattgggcaaaacatataacacctgaggcaccgctacagtgagctctatgaccaatgcatggtaaaaaaaaaaaaaaattgttttttccatatgtctagacattttgtttgacatctttacttggtgattattttgacttatgtctgttctagagacattttataaagctctcattggttttcttttggaaataggtttaaaatttatactgaatgcatttatgactgtaaagcatgtctgtgtgtgtcaaaatcgtgatatCCCTCCGATATTATCTCTTGGgatgggagttcaccctctgctcgggcCATGCCcccctgcagtggctccaccgcatgaaggataccaatgcgtggatcacccgttggtatctagctttacagccctTTAAATTccaggtgatccacaggccgggtgcaCAGATGGTTGTGgctgacttcctctccaggagtGGGGGGGAGGCTGCAGGTCGGAAGGCTCCCCAACCCGAGTCAGGCGTTGGGGGTACCTGTCTCTGATTGCAGTGATTGAAGTGGAGAAACCAATAAAAGCCAGTGGGACTGAAGGAAAGTTGAGAGAGAGTTGGACTGGGAACTCGTGAGCTGCTGCCGTTTTGGAAAAGCACTGCTTTGAAACATTATTTCTGTTTGTGCTGTAGTTGGGAGATGTGAATGTGCCCTTGCGCACTTTTTGttcgtttattattttatttggaggAAATAAACACGAGTTCCAGTCATGCTGATCCTTGTCTTCTTCCTTTCAACCCATCCCTATGTTGAACCTAACCACACCCTGTGATAAACCTGAGCAAACGCAATTGAATATGTTCAGGTATGTGTCTCATTATTCAATTCAAAATATCGATAACCACTCATTGATTTTGCACTCCAGGGAAAATGTAAGAAATTACTGTAATTGTAACAGTTTTTGATTATAATCCTAAGTAGTGATCAAATATCAAAGCTGTCCAATCCAATGATACATAGTTTTTCAAAATCAAAGAAGAATTCTATATATAGCATTGTCAGAGAAAATTTCTAAACttcgatttcaagttttcctttctctttggagtgtttcaagctgtttgtgaatagataagatacCTAAAGTTGTCACGGCAGggttccaatgaggcacggagatagaaccaattgcgagtaagtcttttattaaggggtaatccaaacagcataaacagtccaggcaggggtcaataggaaacatccatccaaaacataaactaaagaagaagacaaggcaagggcacgaactgacggacatgaataaacaccgtgggaactgaggacacctagtggaaccccagggaacacaacccagacactgtgacagtacctgccttctacggagcggctcccagacgctccaagacagacacaaaacagagaccaggagggaggtggacaggtggaggctcagggggagggacggagggccagaaaagaaaaacatggggaacaggcaccagaatgtaaacacaacacagaaagaccaggagggaggaggacaggaggaggttcagggggagggacggagggccagactgacagaaaggaacagggacagacattaacacaaaaaccaaaggaaaaaacaacatgaagccccccagggcggagcagaagaccaccacacccttgtggtcaaggccagagccctccagggcggagcggaagaccaccacaaccgtgtagtcagggcaagcgccccccagggcggagcggaagaccaccatgtccgtgtggtcagagcggaagccccccagggcggagcagaagaccaccatgtccgtgtggtcagagcggaagccccccagggcggagcagaagaccaccacaaccttgtggtcgaggccagagttccccagggcggagcagaagaccaccaccaccatgtggtcagggcggaaggcccccaggacggagcagaagaccaccacccccctgtggtcaaagcggaagccctccagggcggagcagaagaccaccacatccctgtggtcgttgcacaaagcccccagggcggatcagaagcccaccacttccgtgcagccggatcaacgggaggacgagactctggtaattccatggtgtctctactggactccagaagatcggtgctggcctgacactgctcatgaagaccattggtgacttgcatttgctcatgaagatcaatggtgacttgactcagtccttgaagatcaccggtgacttgactcagtccttgaagatcaccggtgacttgactcagctctgaaaggtcaaaggtgacttgactttactctgaaaggtcaacggtgactagccttaactctggagcatcagcggtgactagccctgactctggagggttaacagtgactagccttgactctggagggtcatctgaaacccgactcgactctggagggtcatcaatgactagccctgactctggaaggtcatcggtgactagccctgactcaggaaggtcatcggtggctagccctggctctggaaggtcatcggtgactagccctgactctggagggtcatcggtgactagccctgactctggagggtcatcggtgactagccctgactctggaaggtcaccggtgataagccctgactctggaaggtcatcggtgataagccctaactctggagagttccctggcacctgactcgactctggaggatcagcggtgactagccctgactctggaggatcagtggtgactagccctgactctggaggatcagcggtgactggcacctgactcgactccggaggatccactggcacctgacttgactccggagggtccacgggcacctgactcgactccggagggtccactggcacctgactcgactccggagggtccactggcacctgactcgactccggagggtccactggagggtccactggcacctgactcgactccggagggtccactggcacctgactcgactctggagggtccacgggcacctgactcgactccggagggtccacgggcacctgactcgactccggagggtccacgggcacctgactcgactccggagggtccacgggcacctgactcgactccggagggtccacgggcacctgactcgcctCCGGAGGGTCCaagggcacctgactcgactctggagggtcagctgagactctcatcctgtgcagcggcgctgggcaagcagccatcttgggccatgactctggacaggcggccatcttgtactgtggtgctggtctggcggccatctggggttgtggtgctggactggcggccatcttgtactgtggcgctggaccggtggccaatttgggcattggcgctgggttagcggccatcttgtgctgtggcgctaggctgacggccatcttgggctgtggcactgaaccgttggccaaagtgggcattggcgctgggctggcggccatcttgtactgtggcgctggactggtggccaatttgggcattggcgctgggttggcggccatcttgggctgtggcgctggaacggtggccaatttgggcattggcgctgggttggcggccatcttgggctgtggcgctggaacggtggccaatttgggcattggcgctgggttagcggccatcttgtgctgtggcgcttggctggtagccatcctgggcagtgatgctggactggcggccatcttgtactgtggcgctggaccggtggccaatttgggcattggcgctgggttagcggccatcttgtgctgtggcgctaggctgacggccatcttgggctgtggcactgaaccgttggccaaagtgggcattggcgctgggctggcggccatcttgtactgtggcactggactggtggccaatttgggcattggcgctgggttggcggccatcttgggctgtggcgctggaacggtggccaattttggcattggcgctgggttagcggccatcttgtgctgtggcgcttggctggtagccatcctgggcagtgatgctggactggcggccatcttggatggtggcgcttggctggtagccatcctgggcagtggtgctggactggcggccatcttgggttgtggcgctggaacggtggccaatttgggcattggtgctgggttagcgaccatcttgtgctgtggcgcttggctggtagccatcctgggcagtggtgctggactggcggtcatcttgggttgtggcgcttggctggttgcaatcctgggcagtggtgctgggctgacgaccaccccgccggaagagacagaagtggctggggcatcccaccgaagccgatgctgcaggtagc
Coding sequences within:
- the LOC132123550 gene encoding uncharacterized protein LOC132123550: MHFRREQIAVTADVEQMFYCFKVREDHQNFLRFLWFKDNDLSKEITEYRMTVHVFGNSPSPAVAIFGMRQAAEFGEDEHGREAKHFVHKNFYVDDGLISVSSAAEAISLLKNTKNMLAESNIKLHKISSNSHQVMEAFPPSERANDLKDLDLSVDPLPLQRSLGLSWNLETDCFTFQVSTEVKPFTRRGILSTVNSLYDPLGLVAPVTMQGKALVRELSSEQFDWDTPLPADKEAQWKAWTDSLADLKEVQIHRPYVPVSISYTSKREIIFFADASTLAIAAVAYLRVVTTDGQCHIEFVMAKSKLAPYPALTVPRLELCAAVIAVELAGLIKEELDVELTAVKFYTDSRIVLGYIYNTSRRFYVYVANRVAQIRHSTKPEQWHHIDSDLNPADLSTRFIPAAILPQTNWFYGPGFLHQPILGDTPENESFELVEPEKDQDIRPHVVTLATQMTEQSLGSHRFERFSEWRSLVRSIAMLGHVAKSFSQDRNTGDCKGWHWCKKMSPV